The following coding sequences lie in one Hyalangium ruber genomic window:
- a CDS encoding PrkA family serine protein kinase, whose translation MKDAEKGSWVSRIAALQDTKTYAELNWEGSFEDYLEIVRKNPKITRTAYQRIYDMILSHGKTEYIDNKKKLIRYHFFSDEKFGGRDAIFGLDVPLMKLVNVFKSAAQGYGTEKRVILLHGPVGSSKSTIARLLKKGMEEYSKTPEGAAYTFSWTTDKKQPDGTVTKEKMKCPMNEEPLNLIPREWRPKVLAELSPPESGYTIPDGCELCPACRFVFKDLMTQYQGDFAKVMSHIRVNRLIFSEKDRVGIGTFQPKDEKNQDSTELTGDINYRKIAEYGSDSDPRAFNFDGEFNIANRGVIEFVEVLKLDVAFLYDLLGASQEHKIKPKKFPQTDIDEVIIGHTNEPEYKKLENNEFMEALRDRTVKIDVPYITKLGEEVKIYEKDFNSRAIKGKHIAPHTLEMAAMWAVMTRLEEPKKHNLSLLQKLKLYNGKTLPNFTEDNIKELRKESIREGLEGISPRYIQDKISNALVSDKGEGCINPFMVLNELDAGLKTHSLINSEDSRKRFKELLTTVKQEYEDIVKNEVQRAISADEDAIGKLCGNYIDNIKAYTQKEKVKNKYTGLYEEPDERLMRAIEEKIDIPESRKDDFRREIMNYIGALAVEGKTFNYRTNERLHKALELKLFEDQKDSIKLKNLISSVVDKETQEKIDLVKDRMMKNYGYCEICSTDVLNFVASIFARGDAKE comes from the coding sequence ATGAAGGACGCTGAGAAGGGTTCGTGGGTCTCCAGAATCGCCGCATTGCAGGACACGAAGACCTACGCGGAACTCAACTGGGAGGGCTCTTTCGAGGACTACCTCGAGATCGTCCGGAAGAACCCGAAGATCACCCGCACGGCCTACCAGAGGATCTACGACATGATCCTCAGTCACGGAAAGACCGAGTACATCGACAACAAGAAGAAGCTCATCCGCTACCACTTCTTCAGTGACGAGAAGTTCGGCGGCCGTGACGCCATCTTCGGCCTGGACGTGCCGCTGATGAAGCTGGTGAACGTCTTCAAGTCCGCCGCCCAGGGCTACGGCACCGAGAAGCGCGTCATCCTCCTGCACGGCCCGGTGGGCTCCTCCAAGTCCACCATCGCCCGCCTGCTCAAGAAGGGCATGGAGGAGTACTCCAAGACGCCCGAGGGTGCCGCCTACACCTTCTCCTGGACCACCGACAAGAAGCAGCCGGACGGCACGGTCACCAAGGAGAAGATGAAGTGCCCGATGAACGAGGAGCCGCTCAACCTCATCCCGCGGGAGTGGCGCCCCAAGGTGCTGGCCGAGCTGTCCCCGCCCGAGAGCGGCTACACCATCCCGGACGGCTGTGAGCTGTGCCCCGCCTGCCGCTTCGTCTTCAAGGACCTGATGACGCAGTACCAGGGCGACTTCGCCAAGGTGATGAGCCACATCCGCGTCAACCGGCTCATCTTCAGCGAGAAGGACCGCGTCGGCATCGGCACCTTCCAGCCCAAGGACGAGAAGAACCAGGACTCGACCGAGCTCACCGGTGACATCAACTACCGGAAGATCGCCGAGTACGGCTCGGACTCGGACCCGCGCGCCTTCAACTTCGACGGCGAGTTCAACATCGCCAACCGCGGTGTCATCGAGTTCGTCGAGGTGCTCAAGCTGGACGTGGCCTTCCTCTACGATCTGCTCGGCGCCTCGCAGGAGCACAAGATCAAGCCGAAGAAGTTCCCGCAGACGGACATCGACGAAGTCATCATCGGCCACACCAACGAGCCCGAGTACAAGAAGCTCGAGAACAACGAGTTCATGGAGGCTCTGCGTGACCGTACGGTGAAGATCGACGTGCCGTACATCACCAAGCTGGGCGAGGAGGTGAAGATCTACGAGAAGGACTTCAACTCGCGCGCCATCAAGGGCAAGCACATCGCTCCGCACACGCTGGAGATGGCGGCCATGTGGGCCGTCATGACGCGCCTGGAGGAGCCCAAGAAGCACAACCTGTCGCTGCTGCAGAAGCTCAAGCTCTACAACGGCAAGACGCTGCCCAACTTCACCGAGGACAACATCAAGGAGCTCCGCAAGGAGTCCATCCGCGAGGGCCTCGAGGGCATCAGCCCCCGCTACATCCAGGACAAGATCTCCAACGCCCTGGTGAGCGACAAGGGCGAGGGCTGCATCAACCCGTTCATGGTGCTCAACGAGCTGGACGCGGGCCTCAAGACGCACTCGCTCATCAACAGCGAGGACTCGCGCAAGCGCTTCAAGGAGCTGCTCACCACGGTGAAGCAGGAGTACGAGGACATCGTCAAAAACGAGGTCCAGCGCGCCATCTCCGCCGACGAGGACGCCATCGGCAAGCTGTGCGGCAACTACATCGACAACATCAAGGCCTACACCCAGAAGGAGAAGGTCAAGAACAAGTACACCGGCCTCTACGAGGAGCCGGATGAGCGGCTGATGCGCGCCATCGAGGAGAAGATCGACATCCCCGAGAGCCGCAAGGACGACTTCCGCCGCGAGATCATGAACTACATCGGCGCGCTCGCCGTGGAGGGCAAGACCTTCAACTACCGGACCAACGAGCGGCTCCACAAGGCGCTCGAGCTGAAGCTGTTCGAAGACCAGAAGGACAGCATCAAGCTCAAGAACCTCATCTCCAGCGTGGTGGACAAGGAGACGCAGGAGAAGATCGATCTCGTGAAGGACCGGATGATGAAGAACTACGGCTACTGCGAGATCTGCTCCACGGACGTGCTCAACTTCGTGGCGAGCATCTTCGCCCGCGGGGACGCGAAGGAGTAG
- the mltG gene encoding endolytic transglycosylase MltG — translation MKKALLALLVLGVLAGAAAGGWYFLRERRITAFASAPVTLPTAATVEIPSGTGPKRLAQLLAEAGVVTDADLLYLYIRREQLGPRLQAGEYEFTGTLTPGQALEKIVSGQVKTYRFTVPEGLRAEEILPIVASSELKLDLRKLERLAADRRFLADIGVPAGSIEGFLYPDTYTFTRKATEEAVLTKMVASALEAYRRANAQRKNEVKLDVLEAFTLASIVEKETGAPEERPRIACVFHNRLKMGWKLQTDPTVIYAMRLLRGVYSKNITKKDLETAHPYNTYTRVGLPPGPIASPGAAALEATLRPLDCEDLFFVSRNDGTHIFCPTLECHEAAVHEWQVQFFRKKRQQGN, via the coding sequence GTGAAGAAAGCGCTCCTCGCCCTGCTCGTCCTCGGGGTGCTCGCGGGTGCGGCCGCCGGCGGCTGGTACTTCCTGCGCGAGCGGCGCATCACCGCGTTCGCCTCGGCCCCCGTCACCCTCCCCACGGCAGCCACCGTCGAGATCCCCTCGGGCACCGGCCCCAAGAGGCTGGCCCAGCTGCTCGCCGAGGCGGGCGTCGTCACCGACGCGGACCTGCTCTACCTCTATATCCGCCGGGAGCAACTGGGCCCCCGGCTCCAGGCCGGTGAGTACGAGTTCACCGGGACGCTCACCCCCGGGCAGGCCCTGGAGAAGATCGTCTCCGGTCAGGTGAAGACGTACCGCTTCACCGTGCCGGAGGGCCTGCGCGCCGAGGAGATCCTCCCCATCGTCGCGAGCTCGGAGCTGAAGCTGGACCTGCGCAAGCTGGAGCGGCTGGCGGCGGACCGGCGCTTCCTGGCGGACATCGGCGTGCCGGCCGGCTCCATCGAAGGCTTCCTCTACCCGGACACCTATACCTTCACGCGAAAGGCCACCGAGGAGGCGGTGCTCACCAAGATGGTGGCCAGCGCGCTGGAGGCGTACCGGCGCGCGAACGCCCAGCGCAAGAACGAGGTGAAGCTGGACGTGCTGGAGGCCTTCACCCTGGCCTCGATCGTGGAGAAGGAGACCGGCGCCCCCGAGGAGCGTCCGCGCATCGCCTGCGTCTTCCACAACCGGCTCAAGATGGGGTGGAAGCTACAGACGGACCCCACGGTCATCTACGCGATGCGGCTGCTGCGCGGGGTGTACTCGAAGAACATCACCAAGAAGGACCTGGAGACGGCGCACCCGTACAACACCTATACCCGGGTGGGGCTGCCCCCGGGCCCCATCGCCAGCCCCGGAGCCGCCGCGCTAGAGGCCACCCTGCGCCCGCTGGACTGCGAGGATCTCTTCTTCGTCTCCCGCAACGACGGCACGCACATCTTCTGCCCCACGCTGGAGTGCCACGAGGCCGCCGTACACGAGTGGCAGGTGCAGTTCTTCCGAAAGAAGCGCCAGCAGGGCAACTAA
- a CDS encoding tetratricopeptide repeat protein, whose protein sequence is MGRVIKYQGDTTMEIRSETVARLKAFARGEVTWAEVEGMTFEQAKAIAQVGCDLAAAGRYEEARVLFEGLVEGNPKDAASRAALGTVYQKLGRVQEAIAEYNAALERDPRNPVALANRGELYLRQGQQQGFTDIANAVEADPHGETVAGRRARALVKAITLVAVEKMKEAKPS, encoded by the coding sequence ATGGGACGCGTCATCAAATACCAGGGAGACACGACGATGGAGATCCGGTCCGAGACGGTGGCGAGGCTGAAGGCGTTCGCGCGAGGCGAGGTGACGTGGGCGGAGGTGGAGGGGATGACCTTCGAGCAGGCGAAGGCCATCGCGCAGGTGGGCTGCGACCTGGCGGCGGCGGGGCGCTACGAGGAGGCGCGCGTGCTCTTCGAGGGGCTCGTGGAGGGCAACCCGAAGGACGCGGCCAGCCGGGCGGCGCTCGGCACCGTGTACCAGAAGCTGGGGCGGGTGCAGGAGGCCATCGCCGAGTACAACGCGGCGCTGGAGCGCGACCCGCGCAACCCGGTGGCGCTCGCCAACCGGGGTGAGCTCTACCTGCGCCAGGGCCAGCAGCAGGGCTTCACCGACATCGCCAACGCCGTGGAGGCGGACCCGCACGGAGAGACGGTGGCGGGGCGGAGGGCCCGGGCGCTGGTGAAAGCCATCACGCTGGTGGCGGTGGAGAAGATGAAGGAGGCGAAGCCGTCGTAG
- a CDS encoding DUF444 family protein has product MSLKIHQDHSRFKAIVRGKIKANLRKYVQKGEMLGKKGKDAISIPIPFIDIPRFKYGHKEQGGVGQGDGEVGQTLGPGQVQPGDGHGQAGQGEGEHALEVDVTLDELAQILGEELQLPHIERRHNEKIVTQKIKYTGINTTGPESLRHFKRTFKQALKRQIATGTYDPKKPVIIPTREDRRYRSYKLQDLPETNAVIIYMMDVSGSMGDEQKEIVRIESFWLDTWLRHQYKGLESRYIIHDAVAREVDRETFFHTRESGGTMISSAYKLCRDIIAADYPKSAWNIYPFHFSDGDNWSADDTRQCIDMLKNDVLPNVNQFAYGQVESPYGSGQFIKDLREAVGDQQNVALSEIADKDAIYNSIKDFLGKGR; this is encoded by the coding sequence GTGTCGCTGAAGATCCACCAGGACCACTCCCGCTTCAAAGCGATCGTCCGAGGGAAGATCAAGGCCAACCTGCGCAAGTACGTGCAGAAGGGCGAGATGCTGGGCAAGAAGGGAAAGGATGCCATCTCCATCCCCATTCCCTTCATCGACATCCCGCGCTTCAAGTACGGCCACAAGGAGCAGGGCGGCGTCGGGCAGGGAGACGGCGAGGTGGGTCAGACGCTCGGCCCCGGGCAGGTACAGCCCGGGGACGGGCACGGTCAGGCCGGCCAGGGCGAAGGCGAGCACGCCCTGGAGGTCGACGTCACTCTGGACGAGCTGGCGCAGATCCTCGGCGAGGAGCTGCAACTGCCCCACATCGAGCGCCGGCACAACGAGAAGATCGTCACCCAGAAGATCAAGTACACGGGCATCAACACCACCGGCCCGGAGTCGCTGCGCCACTTCAAGCGCACCTTCAAGCAGGCCTTGAAGCGGCAGATCGCCACGGGCACGTACGACCCGAAGAAGCCCGTCATCATCCCCACCCGCGAGGACCGGCGCTACCGCAGCTACAAGCTGCAGGACCTGCCGGAGACCAACGCCGTCATCATCTACATGATGGACGTGTCGGGCTCGATGGGTGACGAGCAGAAGGAGATCGTCCGCATCGAGAGCTTCTGGCTCGATACGTGGCTGCGCCACCAGTACAAGGGGCTGGAGTCGCGCTACATCATCCACGACGCGGTGGCGCGCGAGGTGGACCGGGAGACCTTCTTCCACACCCGTGAGTCGGGTGGGACGATGATCTCCAGCGCGTACAAGCTCTGCCGCGACATCATCGCGGCCGACTACCCCAAGAGCGCGTGGAACATCTACCCGTTCCACTTCTCGGACGGTGACAACTGGAGCGCGGACGACACGCGCCAGTGCATCGACATGCTCAAGAACGACGTGCTGCCCAACGTGAACCAGTTCGCCTACGGGCAGGTGGAGAGCCCCTACGGCAGCGGCCAGTTCATCAAGGACCTGCGCGAGGCGGTGGGCGACCAGCAGAACGTGGCCCTGAGCGAGATCGCCGACAAGGACGCCATCTACAACTCCATCAAGGACTTCCTCGGCAAGGGACGTTGA
- a CDS encoding ArnT family glycosyltransferase: protein MASALSPAPVSPPSFLSAVPAPEHEPSTRLLIGLLLVAALVPRLVVFPVNENRYGDSVVRTELAERWLGAPHLIESFQDGALQFGPLHIYLVGAALTVLEREHAGRAVSLLFGVLSVVPLFVLTRRFFGWRAGVWAGLAFSVWGMHLQFSTTAGSEAVSLFFMLCVFALYGQALEERRFGPIFGAAMLLNLACALRYDAWLYIPLLALLPMLWARDRIAATTLAVAFGLLCLPFPLLWMQGNELAHSDPFYPIKFIDEFHRDWVANSTVGWRQWWFRVQSLFFWPGTAVLTLTPGVALLGMVGMVRAWRQRPETRWLVLAALVPAVFYTFRAAVLTNFVPLGRFAVTQIVLLLPFVAYGFSGWVGEWGPRARQVVAGITVALAVLMPVALGLYTFRADGGVREVLRPISPTSTNLQPVMGAARFLKEEVAAKGGAVVLDSDASFQDLQLGFFSGLPDERVVRLRWPDFRAQLETVRPEYLVRFDEGGLVREPGVTLEGRTLTLGGVAYEELEGFAPPVHVYRRR from the coding sequence ATGGCGTCCGCTCTGTCTCCCGCTCCTGTGTCACCTCCCTCGTTCCTCTCGGCGGTGCCGGCGCCGGAGCATGAGCCGAGCACGCGGCTGCTCATCGGCCTGCTGCTCGTGGCGGCCCTGGTTCCTCGCCTGGTGGTGTTCCCCGTCAACGAGAACCGGTATGGGGACTCGGTGGTGCGCACGGAGCTGGCGGAGCGCTGGCTTGGCGCTCCCCATCTGATCGAATCCTTCCAGGACGGGGCGCTGCAGTTCGGGCCGCTGCACATCTACCTGGTGGGCGCCGCGCTGACGGTGCTGGAGCGGGAGCACGCGGGCCGTGCGGTCAGCCTGCTCTTCGGCGTGCTGTCCGTGGTGCCGCTGTTCGTGCTCACCCGGCGCTTCTTTGGCTGGCGCGCGGGGGTGTGGGCGGGGCTGGCCTTCTCCGTCTGGGGCATGCACCTGCAGTTCTCCACCACCGCGGGCAGCGAGGCGGTGTCCCTGTTCTTCATGCTCTGCGTCTTCGCGCTCTACGGGCAGGCGCTCGAGGAGCGCCGGTTCGGCCCCATCTTCGGGGCGGCGATGTTGCTGAACCTTGCCTGTGCGTTGCGCTACGACGCGTGGCTCTACATTCCACTGCTCGCGTTGCTGCCGATGTTGTGGGCGAGGGACCGGATCGCCGCCACCACGCTGGCGGTGGCGTTTGGCCTGCTGTGCCTGCCCTTCCCGCTGCTGTGGATGCAGGGCAACGAGCTGGCGCACAGCGACCCGTTCTATCCCATCAAGTTCATCGACGAGTTCCACCGGGACTGGGTGGCGAACTCCACGGTGGGGTGGAGGCAGTGGTGGTTCCGGGTGCAGAGCCTCTTCTTCTGGCCAGGGACGGCGGTGCTCACGCTGACGCCCGGGGTGGCGCTGCTGGGCATGGTGGGCATGGTGCGGGCGTGGCGGCAGCGGCCGGAGACGCGGTGGCTGGTGCTCGCGGCGCTCGTGCCGGCCGTGTTCTACACATTCCGGGCGGCGGTGCTGACCAACTTCGTGCCGCTGGGGCGCTTCGCGGTGACGCAGATCGTGCTGCTGCTGCCCTTCGTCGCGTACGGCTTCTCCGGCTGGGTGGGGGAGTGGGGGCCTCGGGCGCGCCAGGTGGTGGCGGGGATCACCGTCGCGCTCGCGGTGCTCATGCCCGTGGCGCTGGGGCTCTATACGTTCCGGGCCGATGGCGGCGTGCGGGAGGTGCTGCGTCCCATCAGCCCAACGTCCACCAACCTCCAGCCAGTGATGGGGGCCGCGCGATTCTTGAAGGAGGAGGTGGCCGCGAAGGGCGGGGCGGTGGTGCTCGACAGCGATGCGAGCTTCCAGGACTTGCAGCTCGGCTTCTTCTCCGGGCTGCCGGATGAGCGCGTGGTTCGCCTGCGCTGGCCCGACTTCCGCGCGCAGTTGGAGACGGTACGGCCCGAGTACCTCGTGCGCTTCGATGAAGGCGGGCTCGTGCGCGAGCCAGGCGTGACGCTGGAGGGGCGGACCCTCACGCTCGGTGGCGTTGCGTATGAGGAGCTGGAGGGCTTCGCCCCGCCGGTACACGTCTACCGGCGTCGTTAG
- the ruvX gene encoding Holliday junction resolvase RuvX produces MRTMGLDVGTKTIGVAVSDGLGLTAQAITTVRRTNLKADLAELSELVREHEVSRIVVGLPLNMDGSEGPRAEASRKFAETAGQALGVPVEFWDERLSTVAAERTLLEADLTRAKRRQVIDQVAAQFILQGWLDAHRPAADLHADDFDPEY; encoded by the coding sequence ATGCGGACCATGGGCCTGGACGTGGGAACCAAGACCATCGGAGTGGCCGTCTCGGACGGGCTCGGGTTGACCGCCCAGGCCATCACGACCGTGCGGCGGACCAACCTCAAGGCGGACCTCGCCGAGCTGTCCGAGCTGGTCCGCGAGCACGAGGTGTCTCGCATCGTGGTGGGGCTGCCCCTCAACATGGACGGCAGCGAGGGCCCTCGCGCCGAGGCCTCCCGGAAGTTCGCGGAGACGGCCGGACAGGCGCTCGGCGTGCCGGTGGAGTTCTGGGACGAGCGGCTGTCCACCGTGGCCGCCGAGCGCACCCTGCTCGAGGCGGACCTCACCCGGGCCAAACGCCGCCAGGTCATCGACCAGGTGGCCGCGCAGTTCATCCTCCAGGGCTGGCTCGACGCCCATCGGCCCGCCGCCGATCTCCACGCCGACGACTTCGACCCGGAGTACTGA
- a CDS encoding SpoVR family protein — protein sequence MPKSLTPHLAKLNEEILGYARQFGLDFFETIFEVVTYDEMNMVASYGGFPNRYPHWRWGMEYEQLSKGYEYGLSKIYELVINNDPCYAYLLESNADVDQKLVMAHVYGHCDFFKNNFSFRHTNRRMIDEMANHATRVRRWIDKIGVEKVEDFIDKALSLENLIDQHAPHIRRNPDPKRAEDEAKANERVEGFKVGREYMRGFINPSEFLESQRKKVEDEKLKAKKFPERPQRDVLYFLLEHAPLEPWEADILSILRDEAYYFAPQGQTKIMNEGWASYWHSTIMTRRALKDDEIIDYADRHSGTMGTRPGALNPYKLGIELWRDIEERWNKGRFGKEWDECDDLRARSSWDKKLGAGREKIFEVRKHYNDITFIDTFLTAEFAIEQKLFVYGFNDKRNSWEILDREFRKVKSKLLQSLTNFGQPIIEVVDGNFENRSEMLLAHKHDGQDLKGDYARETLRNLQALWRRPVNIVTRYDGKGVMLRYDGQNHSEKKVDL from the coding sequence ATGCCCAAGAGCCTCACACCCCACCTGGCCAAGCTCAACGAGGAGATCCTGGGCTACGCGCGCCAGTTCGGCCTCGACTTCTTCGAGACCATCTTCGAGGTCGTCACCTACGACGAGATGAACATGGTGGCCTCCTACGGAGGCTTCCCCAACCGCTACCCGCACTGGCGCTGGGGCATGGAGTACGAGCAGCTCTCCAAGGGGTACGAGTACGGGCTCAGCAAAATCTACGAGCTCGTCATCAACAACGACCCCTGCTACGCGTACCTGCTGGAGAGCAACGCGGACGTGGACCAGAAGCTGGTGATGGCCCACGTGTACGGGCACTGCGACTTCTTCAAGAACAACTTCTCGTTCCGCCACACCAACCGGCGGATGATCGACGAGATGGCCAACCACGCCACGCGCGTGCGGCGGTGGATCGACAAGATCGGCGTGGAGAAGGTCGAGGACTTCATCGACAAGGCGCTGAGCCTCGAGAACCTCATCGACCAGCACGCCCCTCACATCCGCCGCAACCCGGACCCCAAGCGGGCCGAGGACGAGGCCAAGGCCAACGAGCGCGTGGAGGGCTTCAAGGTCGGCCGCGAGTACATGCGCGGCTTCATCAACCCGTCCGAGTTCCTCGAGTCCCAGCGCAAGAAGGTCGAGGACGAGAAGCTCAAGGCCAAGAAGTTCCCCGAGCGCCCCCAGCGCGACGTGCTCTACTTCCTCTTGGAGCACGCGCCCCTGGAGCCGTGGGAGGCCGACATCCTCAGCATCCTGCGCGACGAGGCCTACTACTTCGCGCCCCAGGGCCAGACGAAGATCATGAACGAGGGGTGGGCCAGCTACTGGCACTCCACCATCATGACGCGCCGCGCCCTGAAGGATGACGAGATCATCGACTACGCGGACCGGCACTCCGGCACCATGGGCACCCGCCCCGGCGCGCTGAACCCGTACAAGCTGGGCATCGAGCTGTGGCGCGACATCGAAGAGCGCTGGAACAAGGGCCGCTTCGGCAAGGAGTGGGACGAGTGCGATGACCTGCGGGCGCGCAGCTCGTGGGACAAGAAGCTGGGCGCCGGCCGCGAGAAGATCTTCGAGGTCCGCAAGCACTACAACGACATCACCTTCATCGACACGTTCCTCACCGCCGAGTTCGCCATCGAGCAGAAGCTGTTCGTCTACGGCTTCAACGACAAGCGCAACTCCTGGGAGATCCTCGACCGGGAGTTCCGCAAGGTGAAGTCCAAGCTGCTCCAGTCCCTGACCAACTTCGGCCAGCCCATCATCGAGGTGGTGGACGGTAACTTCGAGAACCGGAGCGAGATGCTCCTGGCCCACAAGCATGACGGCCAGGACCTGAAGGGCGACTACGCCCGGGAAACCCTGAGAAACCTACAGGCGCTCTGGCGTCGACCGGTGAACATCGTTACCCGCTACGATGGCAAGGGTGTCATGCTACGCTATGACGGTCAGAACCACTCGGAGAAGAAGGTCGACCTCTAG
- a CDS encoding tetratricopeptide repeat protein, whose protein sequence is MSGTWRRWLLVGVVGLMGLAGCRTTGTAVREDKPGRQEIEFDAVTVTADLELEKLNDEELFAGGTSAFAAGDFKQAARYFGRLVDFHPQSPHRRPSLYNAGLAHQRLKEWEDAYHRFVELADAEKGQDDALDAAFRVAETQYHLERFEEAAALLAKVAAREDIPAGRRMEAQVQQGICELEAGRSEQAEATLRKVLTTYEGLSDKDEVDDYFPAQAHFFIGEIYRLHYEAVKLDPKRGGDKLAEDLNYKAELLLSAQGHYLRSIRVGNGYWATAAGAQIGAMYENLYDHMVNSPAPPELNAEEAQVYRQELRKKIRVLLTKSINIYERTLEAAERIGSQNTFVDRTRESLRKVKELLLADADNESDATPPPQPTSEPHS, encoded by the coding sequence ATGTCAGGCACATGGCGACGGTGGTTGCTGGTGGGCGTGGTGGGCCTGATGGGACTGGCCGGGTGCCGCACCACGGGCACGGCGGTGCGAGAGGACAAGCCGGGCCGGCAGGAGATCGAATTCGACGCGGTGACGGTGACGGCGGACCTCGAGCTGGAGAAGCTCAACGACGAGGAGCTGTTCGCCGGAGGCACCTCGGCCTTCGCGGCGGGAGACTTCAAGCAGGCGGCGCGCTACTTCGGGCGCCTGGTGGACTTCCACCCGCAGAGCCCGCACCGGCGCCCGTCGCTCTACAACGCGGGGCTGGCGCACCAGCGCCTCAAGGAGTGGGAGGACGCCTACCACCGCTTCGTCGAGCTGGCGGACGCGGAGAAGGGGCAGGACGACGCGCTGGATGCGGCGTTCCGCGTGGCGGAGACGCAGTACCACCTGGAGCGCTTCGAGGAGGCGGCGGCGCTGCTCGCCAAGGTGGCCGCGCGCGAGGACATCCCGGCGGGCCGCCGCATGGAGGCGCAGGTCCAGCAGGGCATCTGTGAGCTGGAGGCGGGCCGCTCCGAGCAGGCCGAGGCCACACTGCGCAAGGTGCTCACCACCTACGAGGGGCTGTCGGACAAGGACGAGGTGGACGACTACTTCCCGGCCCAGGCGCACTTCTTCATCGGGGAGATCTACCGGCTGCACTACGAGGCGGTGAAGCTCGACCCGAAGAGGGGCGGCGACAAGCTGGCCGAGGACCTCAACTACAAGGCCGAGCTGCTCCTGTCGGCGCAGGGCCACTACCTGCGCTCCATCCGCGTGGGCAACGGCTACTGGGCCACGGCGGCGGGCGCGCAGATCGGCGCCATGTACGAGAACCTGTACGACCACATGGTGAACTCGCCAGCCCCTCCGGAGCTCAACGCGGAGGAGGCACAGGTGTACCGCCAGGAGCTGCGCAAGAAGATCCGCGTGCTGCTCACCAAATCGATCAACATCTACGAGCGGACGCTGGAGGCCGCCGAGCGCATCGGCTCGCAGAACACCTTCGTGGACCGCACGCGCGAGAGCCTGCGCAAGGTGAAGGAGCTGCTGCTGGCGGACGCGGACAACGAGTCGGACGCCACTCCCCCGCCCCAACCCACCTCGGAGCCGCACTCCTGA
- a CDS encoding M48 family metalloprotease has protein sequence MDPIFTPEQLAEIKEYHFPWYVRSAVVPLINLGLLGLMLGVLNKPYHRFAEATAARLDRRFSALRTAPGSRVFLKVFDRLWGGSGWGAALIFALSLQLTFTVLFFPADVYFSYILEHRYGMSTYTPMRYLGDTFKGVAMGCMLVACLVFGLYGLARRIKRWWLVLGVPVAVLMLLASSMIDPYRGRLFYEQKPLEAGPLRTQLTALLARADITFADIVVEKTSVVSKRVQAYFAGQGPTRTIVLNDVILREFTEGEVLAAVAHEAGHVNESKWPGRIASSLALVLFLFIIDRLLRLSASRGWFGTTQFADIRTVPALMLLFFMVTTVFGPISGAFSREREYEADRFALRLTGDPVTFRQMLVKAARVNKMDPEPPRWQVLKGMSHPPIGERIAAISQP, from the coding sequence ATGGACCCCATCTTCACGCCCGAGCAACTGGCCGAGATCAAGGAGTACCACTTCCCGTGGTACGTCCGCAGCGCGGTCGTGCCCCTGATCAACCTGGGACTGCTGGGGCTCATGCTGGGGGTGCTCAACAAGCCCTACCACCGGTTCGCCGAGGCTACCGCCGCGCGGCTCGATCGTCGGTTCAGCGCCCTGCGCACCGCGCCTGGCAGCCGCGTGTTCCTCAAGGTCTTCGACCGGCTCTGGGGCGGCAGCGGCTGGGGCGCGGCGCTCATCTTCGCCCTCTCCTTGCAGCTGACCTTCACCGTCCTCTTCTTCCCGGCGGACGTGTACTTCTCCTACATCCTCGAGCACCGCTACGGCATGTCCACGTACACGCCGATGCGCTACCTCGGCGACACGTTCAAGGGCGTGGCGATGGGGTGCATGCTCGTGGCGTGTCTGGTCTTCGGCCTCTACGGCCTGGCGCGCAGAATCAAGCGCTGGTGGCTGGTGCTGGGCGTGCCCGTGGCCGTGCTGATGCTGCTGGCCTCCTCGATGATCGATCCGTATCGCGGGCGCCTCTTCTACGAGCAGAAGCCCCTGGAGGCCGGCCCCCTGCGCACCCAGCTCACCGCGCTGCTGGCACGCGCGGACATCACCTTCGCGGACATCGTGGTGGAGAAGACCTCCGTCGTCTCCAAGCGCGTGCAGGCCTACTTCGCCGGCCAGGGGCCCACGCGCACCATCGTGCTCAACGACGTCATCCTGCGGGAGTTCACCGAGGGAGAGGTCCTCGCCGCCGTGGCCCATGAGGCCGGCCACGTGAATGAGTCCAAGTGGCCGGGCCGCATCGCCTCCTCGCTGGCGCTGGTGCTCTTCCTCTTCATCATCGACCGACTGCTGCGGCTCTCCGCCTCCCGGGGCTGGTTTGGCACCACCCAGTTCGCGGACATCCGCACCGTGCCGGCCCTCATGCTGCTGTTCTTCATGGTGACGACGGTGTTCGGCCCCATCTCGGGGGCCTTCTCCCGAGAGCGGGAGTACGAGGCCGACCGCTTCGCCCTGCGGCTCACAGGTGACCCCGTCACCTTCCGGCAGATGCTGGTCAAGGCGGCCCGGGTGAACAAGATGGACCCCGAGCCTCCTCGGTGGCAGGTGCTCAAGGGCATGAGCCACCCGCCCATCGGCGAGCGCATCGCCGCCATCTCCCAGCCCTGA